The window CCTGAGTTCGATCGTTTCCCCGGGATTGACCAGCCCGTCGCCGTTGCCGGCGCTTCCGCCACCGCTGTCATCGTCGACCGTCGAGGCCTGGTATCCCACGAATCTCGCCGTCGCGGCCACGGGGATCGTCGCCAGATAGGGCTTGCGATCGTGCTTGGTGACCGTGATCAGCATGTCGCCCGCCGTCGGAGCCGAGACCGGCAGCTCGATCTCGCCGTTGGCGTCCGTGAAGCCGACCACGTTCGTCTCGGTTCCCTTGAGGAGACAGACTTTGGCGTCCCTCTCCGGGAGGCCCCCCTTGAGGACCGTGGCCGTGACGGAATTGGCGCCGATCGGGAGGCTCGAGGGGTGGGTCACCGTCAAGGTCTCCGGGAAGCCGGTCCAGCAATCGACCGCCGGATCGCCCATCAGGTTGTTCCAGTGGCACCAGATGGTGACCGTGTTGGGCTCGCGGGCCTGGTAGTTCAGGAACAGCTCCAGCTTCCCGCGCGTGAGGGCGGAGCCGAGCGTGTACTGCTCTTCGTAGAGCAGCCCCTGGAAGATGCCGTAGGTCACGCAGTTGTTGTAGCGCGTGTGCGTCCCGCTCGTGGCCGTTCCGATCGCCCCGATCCCTCCCCTCGGATTGCCGCCCGAGTGGGCCCGCAGGAAGCCCTCCGACAAGCACTGGGTGTCATCGAATCCTCCCGTCCCGCATGTGATGATCACGGCGAAGTGGAGCTTCATCCCATTGGTGAGCTGGTAGGTGTAGCTGTTCGACCAGCCGCTCATCCCGAGCCATCCCCTGTAGCAGAAGAGGCCGACCCCGCGGTTCAGAGAAGTGCGCATCTGCGTGACGAAGTCGCCCGAATAGACGGTATCGATCTGCGTGTACCCGAGCTGGCGGAGCCTCGTCTTGATCCACTGCTGCACCTGGATGACGCTGATGCCCGACTGGCCCGGATCGCCCGCGAGGCAAGCCCCCCTGAACCAGTTCGGGTCGGAGACGAGCGGGTTGCTCTCGTATCCGGTGATCTTGTTGACGATCACATCGAGCTCCGTCAGCGAGGAGAAGGAGAGGCGCCCGATGTGGACCTCGGGAAGGATGTCGGCCCCGTCGAGCTGCGTGTAAGGATGATCCCCCTCGCCGCCGTAGCCGGAGAGCGTCTCGTGCCAGGTCGGGATCACGTAGCTCCCGGTGACGTCCCCCGCCAGGACGATGTGCTCGGGGGGAATCTCCCACGTGTTGTAGGCGTTCTGGATCCAGCTCTTGATCGCCGTGTTCGTCGTCCCCGTCTGGACCGTCGTGGCGACGGTCACCGGATACCCCATCCGCTTGCGCCAGTCCACCAGAGGCTGCAGGCGCGTCGTCACCTGCGTGTCGTTCGGACAGATCAAAACCCAAGCGCCGGGCTCGATCTCGATCCCCCCTTCTCCCAGGAGCGGATAGTTGACGATCAGCCTGCGATAGATGCTGTCGAAGGAAGGGGGAATCGGACGATCGGATGAGACCTTCTCGTTGGCGCTGCCCGAGTCCTCGAACTCCACCGAAACCCGGATCCGCCGCGCCACGCGAAGCTTCCCCGCAACCGGATCGCACTGCACGGGACGAAACTCCAACGGCACCACCCGCACGTCCCGCAACACCGCAGGCTCCCCAGCCTCCGCCGCCAAGACATCCCCGTATCCGCCCCGCGCGTAAGCCCCCAGATCGTACGCAAACGGCGCGCCCTCCTCGTCCGCCTGCACCGGAAGCGGACGGTACCCCGCCAGCTCCTCCTGCTCCTCAACCTCCACCACCACGCGAACCCCGCCACGATCCGGCACCGCCACAAAACGACCGAACGTCGGCAACCCCGGCGCCCCGATCTCCCCGGAGAGACCTCCCCCCGGAATCGTCAGGATCTGAAACTCCTCCCCCTCGACCCGCACCTCTTCCACGCCAAGCTCCGCCAGCGTGAACCGAAGCTCGCAACCCTCCCGCCCGGAAGAGATCACCTCGATCCCGGGCAGCGCCTCCGCAGCCTCCCCGGCCACAAGACGCACGGGATCCCCAACCGCAGGCACACTACTGAGTGACGCGAGAACGAACAGCGCGGCGAAGGCTCGGCACGATAGCATGACCCCTCCACTTGTGGCCCGATGCCCGTCCTGGGTGCGTAACCCGAGCGCCTCGACTCTATCCGGGTCGAGGCGCTCGATGAGCCGGCATGCTACTCGATCCGGATGAGCTTTCTGACCTCGTTCCGTCCGCCCGCCCGCAGGCGGTAGAGGTAGATCCCCGAAGGCGCGGCCGCCCCGCCCTCGTCCCTTCCGTCCCAGACGACCGACTGCAAGCCGGCCGGCCTCGGCCCGTCGAGGAGCCTGCGCACCGCCCGGCCCTGGATGTCATAGAGATCGAGGCGCGCGGTCCCCGGATGGGCGAGGGAGAAGCCGATCGAGGTCCCCGCCGCTCCGCAAGGGTTCGGCCGGCACTGGAGGAGCGAGAAGACCGAGGGCCCGGCATTCGTCTCGGGAGCGCCGACCACGCCCGTCAACAGCAGCCGCACGTCGTCGACGCCCGCCTCCACAATCGCCCCGCTCGGATAGTCGGAGGCGACGAAGCGCAGCCGCACGACAGGTGTGAGAGAGATGTAGTCGCCGAGATCGAACTCCATCCGTGTCCAACTCCGAGCCGAGGTGGTGGTGTTCTCGAGAGAGACCCAGCTCTGCCCGTCGTCGTCGGAGATCTGAACGACCCAGGGATCCTGGCCGGGATCGTTGCCGGTGTCGTTCGTGAACCACCTGTAGTACTCGAGGCGGACCGTGCCGTAGGAGGAGAGATTCAGAAGGGGAGAGGTGAGGGTCGTCTTGCCTCCATCGACATCGTTCGCCCCCTGATCGGCACCGACCGCCGACTGGCCCGTGATGAAGCAGAGCGTTCCTGGAGCCGCGGTGTGGTCATCCTCGGGCTGCACCATCGTCTGATCGAGATAGGTCGCGTTCGGATCGACCCGCTCCCAGATCCCCGTCGTCGCGTCGTCGTCGGGCGCTCCCACGGTCCACCCCTGGTCGATCTCCATCTCGTCGGCGAAGAGGCTCGTCTCGGGCGTCACGAAGAAGGAGTGGAAGAGAGCCGGCGCGCCAGGCGGATCGTACGTTTCGCGGCTGGAGGTGTCCTTGGCGTAGACGTAGTACTCGACCCGCGTGATGTACGACTGCCCCGGGATCTCGGCGAGGTAGCTGTCGCCACCCTGGAAGACCAGTGGAGCCTCCGTATATGACGCGCTCGCCCCGCGATAGTAGAAGCTCCTCATGGAGAGCCCCGAGGCGTCGCTGATCGTGACCGGGATCAAGTAGGGGCCCAGCGTGTCGGTCGTCGAAGGATGGAGCGTCGTGGCGATGGCAGGGCCCAGGTTGTCGATCAGGACGAAGTCCCGGGTGGTCGTCTGCGAAGGGACGACCACGACGCCCAGCGCGGTGTCGGGCTCGAAGCCGGCATGGCTCGCGACCATCGTGTAGGTGCCCCCGGCGTGGGTGCCTTCGTACCGGCCGGACCCCGCCGTCACGAAGGTCCTCCCTGTTTCCAGGACGCGCACCTCTGCCCCAGCGACCGGCGTCCCTCCTGCCGAGCCGTTTCTCACATAGCCGGAGAGGGTTCCCATCGGGCTCGCCATGACCGGCACGAAGCGGATCGCCCGTCCCGCCGCGAGCGTCGCCGCGCCGGACGCATAGGTGTTGTAGAAGGTGTAGAGGATGCCGGTCGTCCCGTCGGGGCTCTCGATCCCCGTCGTGGCGTAGTTGTCGGCGGAATCGTTGTTCGTGACGGCCATGTACTGGAAGACGATCGGCCCGTCGCCGGTCGATGTCTCATGGTAGGCCGGATCGTAGAGGATGATCTCGAAGGTCTCGGCTCCGCCCTGGTCGTTGAAGACGCGGCTCCACTCGATGATGAATCGATGATTGGCGGCATCGTG of the Candidatus Eisenbacteria bacterium genome contains:
- a CDS encoding T9SS type A sorting domain-containing protein; its protein translation is YQASTVDDDSGGGSAGNGDGLVNPGETIELRVQLRNFGSQNATGVTATLTSDDPYVTILDGQESFGDIPAGATAWSADDFDIRIDLGCPDAREIRLGLDVASGADLWHSLIDLSAVAADLVNLGTTLYNAGGNGLLDPGETVEMSSVLRNAGHATASSVVGHLSSLSPYLTVVDGTAGFGTIPISGSASNSGDRFVISASSETFPGHLATFALQTEFSGGVRDTTVATVVVGQRVTTDPVGPDAYGYYAFDNTDISYEEAPTYAWVEIDPDNGGAGTEINLTDFGGNQDDTERVDLPFPFTYYGQTYNRISVCSNGWIVMGWSYLSDHRNWTIPGAGGPQGIIAAFWDDIRLTSGGEVYYWHDAANHRFIIEWSRVFNDQGGAETFEIILYDPAYHETSTGDGPIVFQYMAVTNNDSADNYATTGIESPDGTTGILYTFYNTYASGAATLAAGRAIRFVPVMASPMGTLSGYVRNGSAGGTPVAGAEVRVLETGRTFVTAGSGRYEGTHAGGTYTMVASHAGFEPDTALGVVVVPSQTTTRDFVLIDNLGPAIATTLHPSTTDTLGPYLIPVTISDASGLSMRSFYYRGASASYTEAPLVFQGGDSYLAEIPGQSYITRVEYYVYAKDTSSRETYDPPGAPALFHSFFVTPETSLFADEMEIDQGWTVGAPDDDATTGIWERVDPNATYLDQTMVQPEDDHTAAPGTLCFITGQSAVGADQGANDVDGGKTTLTSPLLNLSSYGTVRLEYYRWFTNDTGNDPGQDPWVVQISDDDGQSWVSLENTTTSARSWTRMEFDLGDYISLTPVVRLRFVASDYPSGAIVEAGVDDVRLLLTGVVGAPETNAGPSVFSLLQCRPNPCGAAGTSIGFSLAHPGTARLDLYDIQGRAVRRLLDGPRPAGLQSVVWDGRDEGGAAAPSGIYLYRLRAGGRNEVRKLIRIE